Genomic window (Capsicum annuum cultivar UCD-10X-F1 chromosome 10, UCD10Xv1.1, whole genome shotgun sequence):
tgtaatcaataattttataaatatttaactttaaaaataataaaatatttgaaatatggAAATCTCGTGGCATGTTTTAATGGAACATATCTGCTCGTCGTTAATAACAATTTTCCTTTTTGCACACGATTCTAcactaatttttcatatttataggATTAAGTAGAAGACTTGTTTTAGCtgctttcattattttctttcattattttcttttcttaatttgattatttttataaaaggaaTACAAATAGAAGAGTCCTATTTATTTTGGAGACGAAACAATACTCCCTTTTTATTCTAACAGAGTTTATTTTGAACAGGAATATCAACCTTGATTTTTGAAGCATAAATAGATCAGTTGCTATTTTTGTTTATGTTCAAATTTGTTGTTTGATGtttcttgttttccttttttttttaatttgtttaattgTGATGGCTTGAGAGCACTGTAAAGTGAATAATTTTTGTGTGTGTTCAAAATTGTTGTttgctttttcttcttcttaattttgatatatatttttgtcTGATTATGATGGTTTGAGAGAAGATTAAAATGAATAATCTAATATTAGATTTGTTATTGAAAATTTATTCTACTTACCTTTTTATGCAGTTTTTTAAAACTTGATGGGAGCTACAATTAAAATTGTGGTTGAATAAACTTTATAATGGAGATCGAAGATGATATTATTTGTTGGGCTTTAAGTTGGTGAATGACGAATAGTAATGAGAGGTTGCTTTTAATCACTCGAAACTTAGAACTCAACGAAAAAATAAGAAAGACATCAGTTACTTTTGCATTCTTTTGCATTGCTCCTAATATGTGAGCTTTTCGAActttatttatattactttatagaTTTTAATAACTTTTACTCTTTTAATACTTTTTTAAACCTGCCTTAGTTATATCTATATCTTGAATTTTAGAAATTTGTTTATTGTAGATAAtcttaatgaaggaaaaaaattcaatcaatatTTTAAGGACCATCATTCTTCTATATGTAAGTGATTTTGTAAAAGTGAATTCACTAAAGTGAGGTGTGTACTCTAACCAAGTAAATATAaaaacgttagaataagaaaaatttaacaagtatcaaatttttaaatgtttttttaaaaaacaaggaaagattttaaatatagaaataaaaaagaaaaataaccataccataaatatgattcaaattgatgcgtctctcttagccgtgatgatgtaaaatatatatgtgcttatactaaaaaatatgtttgtgtgaagaatctttgaaaaatgatttaaacttttatacttcattaaaaattttcacaatagataaaatcatttaattttaaataatcaattgttacacgtgcgactaaactagtatatataatatgtatatacatatattactttactactatatataagagagaatgtgagATTTTGGTAGCctcacattaattttttttgtcaattttatcactaatttaaattttaatcaatcTACAAATATTCATTTGTTttgtaaatttgaacaattatatgagcttattaaATACTACAAAAGTGATTAGCCATGAAAAAATGGTAGTGACACCATAACAAATGCTTATTAATCTtacttcaaattttcattttttctaacaaatttatcatggacaagtaattaaagtatcttgacattccctttctaacttagtaTATGCTTaattgttaaataaaaaaattattttttatatatagttaaaaatgtttgaattttttttttttaaatataatttaactctccaaatattaatgatactaaataattaaaaataagagtAACTCTTTAGGacaaataagtaatttaacatgaaacaTTAAAGCTTCATACACgtttaagaaatatcaatataaatttcttaacatggatttttaggaaaaagaaactactatagttaaaaaaaaaaattagtaacttttcaatttcttttgtatggtttaatatgaaggaaaatctacaaaattattttattgaaccaagtcttttaattatttaaattaaattgtatcattatttatAAGGTAACTTTATTGATGTTATCATACAACAATTTGTaatgttaaatatttattatatcactttgaatatcagaatttatttatttatttatttttataataaatgagTTAACTAATATAAGTTTAACTGAAAAAAACTTAATgaaaaagaattgagaaaaaaatgatgaagttaaTTCAACATTATATAAAACTTGattaagctaaataaggtgaaggatatttttgtaaataaactaTCTATTCTTACAAAGAAtgcaattcatattatttttagtaccacaaaccaaacaaccactaaaaaaatCAGGACAACTAATCCTATCATAACTTGTTCCCAATCAAATGACCCCTAAGGGTAATAGggaaattttaaagttaaactgTTTCCAATTGTTGAAAGGTAATGTTCTTTTGTGCCGGAGTAAAAAGAAAAGTGTGCCACGTAAATTGGGATAGAGATAGTAGTTCGTATTTTATCTACATGAAGTAGTTATATaactttatctttttgttgtcATCACAACgaatttaattcactttaaaatgaTTTTCAGGTTTATTTGCATCCAATGATCCGTGATGCTCATGGGCGTAAGATAGAGGCGGACCTACGTATAGCATatggggtgcacgtgcacccgctaGCCTCGAGAAAAACTTTGTATATATAGGTtgcatatttgtatatatacCAGTGAGTTTAACTAAATATATGTTGTGCACCCTTAAAGACAACTGATTGTAGCATAAAATTCCTTTTTGGGTGGAGGACTTGGTTCGAAATCCACCCAACTATAATTGTTTTATTACTCCTTTTTCCAAGTACAATTTGCTGCAGCATTATTGTTGCTCTCTCCCCTCAGACAATATTGACACAcacattatttatgtatttttaattttatttcccaaATACAAGCTCTCCTTCAATTTCAAAAGGTAAATTCCCCCTATGTTATACTAAATAATGtttattttgcttttattttttaatcattgacttattttctatttaaaaattagcaatttaaagtttgaaataaGCTTAAATGCAACGTTTTCTCGTAGCAATCATTTAGCAAACAAATCTCTcagattttctatttttcaaaaactctctattattgttggaaatataaaaGTGCATCGAATTCAAGTAGGGTGAATAATACTCTTTTGTCATATTAAaccaaattaatgatatttaataatattaagttttCAAAGAACTATATGTCAAACTTTGGCACTAtcaattattatgtttaaatataatAGTGCACCCGTCAAGCTCAAATCCTAGATTCGCCTCTGGCTTAAGATGTGGAAGTCGTTGGGAAATATTATTGATCCACTTGAAGTTATTAATGGAATCACACTTGATGATCTTCATAAGAGATTAATGGAGGATAACCTAGATGCTAAAGAAGTTGAGAAGGCAAAAGAGGGACAGGCAAAGGACTTTCCTGAGTGTGGCGCAGATGCTCTTCGTTTTGCCCTTGTCTCGTATGCTGCCCAGGTTTGTCACATTTGTGTCTTAAGATTTAATACCATGATATATAATACACAGTTACCAACTATCCAGAATTtcaaacaacaatatcatgatATATAATACACAATTATCAGCCACTGATAACCATCCAATAGAGTCCAACAATATCGGCACCAAATGAACTGGGGTGCAATTCAGAATTTCAAACACCAACCTTGACTGTTTCTCCCTGTAGCTGCTAGTGTAGAGGTAGATTCTCTTGGCGAAGGAATGGACAACGCCGCTAGTATTTTAGAATCAATTAATCCTGCATTCTGAAGTTGAGCAATTACATCTGCAATAACTTCTTGTCGAATGGTTCTCTTTTGATCCTCCATTTATTGCATTTGTTGCACGACATCATTGGTGGCATTTAAAGTTGGTTCAGAAGTGCCATTTATTCTTTTCAAAGAAGTCTTTGTAACCGTGCTTTCATACAGTCTTACCACCTCCCGGATGTTCAGGACCCATGACTGCTGAAAATGCATCAACAAATTGATCATTTGCACCCTGTACCATCTCAATTTTCTCTATTTCAGCTtaataaatcatattcaagtaaTTATAAATTAAGAACTGATCATTGATGTCAATATAAACTTGAAATAGATAAGTTTCATACAATTTTACTAGTGATGCTTTCATTTGACGTCTTGTATGTATGATCAGATTTTCTTGCTCTTGTGGCCGCAAACATTTCCTTTAGCGACAAAGTTCCCCCTTCTCTTTTTCCTattcatatgaaaatgaatataagaaattACTTAAATGACAAGTTAAAACTCAATAAGAGAACACACTAATTTATCGCGAGTTAAAGTAAAACTCTTTTTGCCAGCAGTGTATGGATCCATTAGCTTCTTTCGATTCTCAGTATGTCTTGGACATTTTCTGTAAAATGAATAAATAGCATCAACTAAAGTAATAGTGGCTTTATAGAACTAACAGTAATATGATCACAAATGTTGAAATACGTTTTACCTGAAATTTTTCGGACTTTCAATATATGAGGAGCTCTTTAAATTGACATTTTGGAACACTTTTCGGCCTATTCGCCATTTGAACTTCATCATTTTGATATGGATCATAATGATCTTCCTTCAAATCAGCTCTATGCTTTCTCCAAGATTCTCGAAGTCTTTTCAGAACCCAACCTTTTGCGGCATCAGGAATATCATATTTTGACTACATGGTGGTGTCATTCAATTAGGACATCCGTACAAAAAAAGAATCTGCACTACTATTGTTCTATATATTAACTGGTTACAATAGTTTAACTAAATGATTTTACACAATTATATGAGTTTATTTAAGGGttgtttgatttaaaattaagataTTTTAAGGTTATAATTGTGAGATTATTGAGACTTTAAATTGAACTATTATTCTATATAAAGTCGTATGACAGACACTTAAGTAGAGGAGAAGAAGCAGTAGTAACAGTTTAGAACttaactaaaaatatatcaaatactGATAGAGACAAATCTGAGTATAATCTCATAAATCCTTTTTAGTATCCAGCAGCCTCCAATCAAATATATCTAATGGGCAAAGGGTTGCATTTTTCACCAATGCGCCTAGGAAGTTGTTTAACTCAGTTACAACTTCATCAGTAGGACCAACGGGTTGATTTGGTATGATCAATTTTCTCTCTCATCGGCCATGTACCTTGTGCATTTGTGTTTTGCCTCTTGTTTTTCTAGTGGATTGTCCTTCaactataaaaaaattagaagtCACGATTGAATTCAATAAGTTTTTAAGCTATATGTTCCCTTGTTTTTCAGAATGTTCAACTATTATCAGAGTGGTTGAGTCAATCGTTTGGACTTGATTCTCTACATGTTTCCCATCATCTGCATGTTGCTCCTCTACAACCTGATGCTTCACTACAGACTGTTCAATTTCTTGAGATGTGGTTGTTGTACTTGTACTGATTGCTGCTGTTCTCCAATTAATTTTAGAAGATTCTTTTTCTCCGATCGTATAGCTTTAACAGTTTCATTTGTTGTCAATAATCGTCGTTTTCTATTCGGCATGACTGATAACGATCCAGGTCTAGTAAATGCCTTGTTGTTtgctcttttgttattttttgaaggCCCTTGTTGAGTCATTTTTATCCAAACCTGCGTAAAATTAAGATGGACAACCTGATTAGTACAAAACAAATATGTGTTCAAACAACTATTCATATTGAAGATTTATACAGCGTTCAAACAACTATTTATAAGTCCAAACAGAACACACTTATAATCAATCCAATAAGCTTTGATACACACATTATGACAAAGAGACCTCAGCTTTTTTATCACTTTATTCCTTTGATAGACTTCAGCAGATGTGAATATCCAATAAGCTATTGATACACATTCATAGAATAAGTGTGAACATTGATAATTGCCAAGACCAAATACAAACCTTGGTTTAGGTATGGCAGCAGGACATCAATAAACTATTAATATCCGAATTTATAATGTACAATGTCAATAAATATCACCAGATCAAGCTGCTTGAACAGAAAAGCATAGCCAGGAAAGCATCATTCATAATATTCTTCTTGTTTGACAGTATGGCCTTGTTTATTTCCATTGCTGTTGTGGTGGTACAAACTTCTGTGGTTGTGATTGAACAGAAGGCAAAGAAACAACTCATGTTTTGGATAAACAAGCTCATGTGACAATCCGATACCAAATTGTACGAGGGACAAAAGGATCTGAGTTAGGAACAGACAAGGTGAAAGTTCAAATATATTGCAATAATGTCGAGGTGATGCACATCTGCACAATTCCCCTAAATGGAGTTCATGTAGCCACTGAATTGATGAAGGCTTTACCAAATTCGTCTGTATTCTTCACATGAATTTTAATagcttggagtttactagtaccAGATCGCTAGTGGGTGACAGTGAATTGCTTGTGTATACATATTAAACTCTGTAGAGAAATGCACTAGAAATAATtatgtatgatatgattcatcatatATATTTCCCATGGTAATGAAGTTTCGTCCTTTACCAGCTTTTTTCGTCTTTGATATAGCGACGGTTGTGTAACCGTCGAAAAAGAATGGTAGCTGTGCATAAATAAGAATACAAGACACTCAAAGCATACCTGTATCTTTGATCTTTGCCTCCTTCAGTTTTTTCATAACAACACAAATGGCTTCTGTTAATGTAACATTCCTGACTCCCTCGGAATTACAGAGATCGGAAGTTGTCAAATGTGAAAGAAcctggaaaagaaagaaaacatcaAACGCAAAAATTCAGAATGGGAAGTGAAAGAGTGAGGTGTTTTCCAAATCAACTCAAACGCAAGTAATCCATGTGTCTGAAGAAGTTACATCCAGTAAAGCTACACAATGCAGAAGTCAAATGTTAACAACATGGGAAACGTGATTTTTGTCCCTTCGGTACATCAGATTTAAAGTCAAATATCAATTTTTCAGTATTCATACTACGTTAATTGCCATTAGTACAAAAATCCAAGATCCACCTCTGTCATGAACTATAAAAAGCAAGTCAAAACATGTTAAAAGGGTCTTAAAGATCATAACATCAGTCAgcaagaaaacaagaaaatcgACAGAGACACACAGTCACAGAAACATTCGTATAATAAAGAGGCAAAAGCAAGCTTACAGATAAATATGAAAACAGACAACTAATATGcttaaattttgtaaaataataaatattaattaataagaaTGACAACAAATTACATACAAAGGAAGTAACATTTCAGAATTAGTCATAAGGTAGgatagtgcaaaaaagtaaatttaaTACATAAACAATGACACCAAAATTGGGTATTCATGCTACTTGCATTACCCATTTCAGAGCTCTCAATAGCTACTTACCTCATCTATTTCACAGAGTGTTTAGTTCCTGTCTTGTACTTTACTCTTTCTACTATTGACTCACTATATATCTCTCAAAATTTATTTGTTAGCAACATTTTGTTAAGCTGTCATCCTCATTTTGGAATCTCAGCTACATTATTAACTACATAAACAGAAGTGGCAGAATCAATTTTATCATCCTCtgacatataaatcataattaaatgatacttttaaaagtgaaaaatcGCAGAAAAGTTTTTTCTTCCCTCAGACAATGAAGAGTATGAGATTAGCTTTTTTATCTAATAACGTGGTGTCGGAACTAGATTTCACACACTTCAACTAAATTACAGATACATGTTACGTCACACCAGCACGCAAGGGCGGATCTATTCACAAGGGCACCCGCACTTCTCGATTGAAACTCTGaatatttatgtgtatatgtatcaGTTAATGTATGAATATTACTCTTGGCACCCACAATATCAAAGGAATTGGTGGTGCAAGTGGTCAAAATGGTCGAGTTTTACTCCAGCAAGTATTTTCAGTTTTTTAGAATGATTTTTAGCACTATATGTCtgttttctcttaaaaaaaaCATATTGTGGCTATGAAGAATGGAACCCTTGACCTCTTCTTACAAAACACTTGATAATACCAActaggcaagccttcatgtgtaaTATCAGTATttgttgatatatataattatagtttaTTCCTTAAATATTGACTCCACTATCCTAAAAATATCGTACAGAGCATACGTTATTGTTCAAAATAAGGTGGCACCCGGAGCTTTcgaatcctggatccgcctctgcCAGCACGTAACTCCATCCACTAATAAGAGTATGAGATTGGTCATCCCTAGCCAGGCCTAATGATATAAAAAGACATTCTCTGACTAACATTCTTGTTATAAAAATGCGTAATGCCATATTTTAGCTGATATAAAATATGGGACGGTTATATATCTGATAGCATAGATATCTATTGAAATGGTTATAATATCTGCTATCATAGATATAACTATTGGGACAGTTTAAGAGCTTATGCGACGGTTATTTTTAATTACTGTCCTAATAAATTTTATAaccaaaacaatttttttttttattagtttgcCTTCTTCTGCCTCTAGTCTTCCACTATTAAAGCTTGACTTCGTTTGCTTATGTTTCCGAATagtaaaattgatttttgaaatccTACTCCTTCGTTGATAAAATTAGAAGTTCGATTTGTTAGTGCATTAAATCGGAAGATTggcttgttcatgttgataaaatCCAACCTTCAAATTTTAATGTCGAATTTGATGTTTTGGGAAATTGATAAGAGggaaaaaagtaattaaaaagaaataagagTAAATTATAGTTTCTCACTCTTCCGGTGGAGAGTG
Coding sequences:
- the LOC124885273 gene encoding valine--tRNA ligase, mitochondrial 1-like, giving the protein MWKSLGNIIDPLEVINGITLDDLHKRLMEDNLDAKEVEKAKEGQAKDFPECGADALRFALVSYAAQYGLVYFHCCCGGTNFCGCD